tctcggatttctatttccagacagcatactgtctctgcctttatcaccatttttctcctacctaaagtagtttctaggatcaacttccttcacgaaagtcgtagagcacttcgagagcttcaacttcgacccaagaacgatcgtattcggccaaatattgaccaagttactgccatccaaagttcggtccagatttgcaagttcaccgcccgtagaaaatcttccaactagcttattcggccccgactaagtttcggatcaaggtagataaatctctactcattttccctagtataactttagttattttgcttatgatagggcaagttaaagtattaggaataaatagcaagctcgttttacaaaatcttgaaatgacattacgatcatgtagattttctctactcacttccctaagtatacgtagaaccctaatccaataactctacgtatagtataaaaTCTACATTAgagagtagcatgttcttgattcaaagtatcaatatcgtagataagattatctattgtttggtttcaagtaaataagcttatcgtttaaaatgcatgattgtcaataagtttatctcactaatggaggtatgaacatgttggataaatgactttgtcttaaataaacatatgttgtattgaatttctcaaaaagtaagatataacgattttcgaaagataagattttaacgcttgatttgaagtattcatattttgatcttttcgagcatgcttagcaatatagaattggatgatcttgtcagattacaatgaatgatttatggttgcgtatgtgaaaagtcctaccgcggagtctatgcatgagaacgagacacggaaatcgagaaaatagaaacatgacacctagggtgtggttaacaagaaaaaatgtgtttcgaaggaggaaatatttttgaaactacataatgaccgattttgatggcattatgtgagatgtgtgtgtgaatgtgtgccaatgggaacccgggacggcggaaccattgtgaggatactcgggaacccggaacggcggaaccgaggttgggtgtgtggcttggttatccgcggagaggagccaatgcaaatgtgtgccaatgggaacccggtgcggcggaaccattgtgaggatactcgggaacccggaacggcggaaccgaggttgggtgtgtggcttggttatccgcggagaggagccaatgcaaatgtgtgccaatgggaacccggtgcggcggaaccattgtgaggatactcgggaacccggaacggcggaaccgaggttgggtgtgtggcttggttatccgcggagaggagccaatgcaaatgtgtgccaatgggaacccgggacggcggaaccattgtgaggatactcgggaacccggaacggcggaaccgaggttgggtgtgttaaaaaaaaaaaaaacggatttttgaaaatgttgatttggtgataaaaagtgaaaatggagacacggtctacgatgagttgcgtaggagaaacaccgagaaacatggacaccaacgatacttgaatagtgaatgtggatgtgtgattgttactattcgtcgtatatgatttactgtttgtaatttatgagttagtgggtagggtttactctattgagcgttgtagctcacggtgttgcctttttggtgaccctgacatattatatgggtggcgacgccggtataatgtgtcagatttcttagatgaacaggataagatgtacaccgtggaagcttttggagcagaggagcttgctaggatggaagagcaagcaaagtagtattaggaaccctagtttccttccttgttgaataaatgtaccttttccttatgatgtatttatgatgtaataatgagccagactctctttattatataataaatgcctcatttaacgtacccaaaattgggggcgttacaacaaCTAACAGGGGAGACATAAGAGGAAGGAGCATAGAGAGATAACATAGATATAAACAGGTGCCTTGGTTACGTTGGagataccaattttttttttttgtttctagcaAACATTTGTATTGTCgtcaaaaaaaaggaagaacataatttattttttaaacgcGCAAATCATGAGATAAagtattgggatttgtcccacatcggttaaatatctcctccaaaactagtatatgagcttgggcagcctctccactctttgccaaatggtttggagtttgatgctttaatatggtatcagagctagagtttcggaggcttttcccctttgtctgtgccatagttgcactttctttcattgtgatccgtgtgttccggatcctttgtttacctcttcacgtgcgagtcaggggttgcACGTGCGGGAGAGTATTGGGATTTGTTCCACATCTGTTAAATATCTcctcaaaaactagtatatgagcttgggcggcctctccattctttgccaattggtttggagttggatgctttaacatgggatttgtcccacatcggttaaatatctcctccaaaactagtatatgagcttgggcagcctctccactctttgccatttggtttggagttggatgctttaacatggtatcagagttagagtttcggaggcttttctcctttgtttgtgccatagttgcactttatttcattgtgattcgtgtgttccgaatcctttgttgacctcttcACGTGCGGCGAGTTAGGGGTCGCACGTGCAGGggagtattgggatttgtcccacatcggttaaatatctcctccaaaactagtatatgaacttgggcagcctctccactctttgccaattagtttggagttggatgctttaacataaaGTATAAATGATAATTTTGAATTTGCATGGTGTCAATTTTCTTATCGTTCTAAATACAAGAACCATGAGATAAGGTAAGGAGTCTGAATGATAGATTGTCTAGCCGATAGAATTAGAAACTTTTTTGTATACCCACCTTTGGTATCCCCCGGCCTATTTCTAATTTTTCGGTTATTTTTCGATCACACTTGAATGACCgactccgttcattttgtagagtttggtgAGAACCTTAAACTTAAACAAAATTGTGTTCATCGAATTTAAGTAGATATATGATTGGAacacatgaaaattgaaaaaaataaaaactggatCCAAAACCATACTGAATCGGAACCcagttttatttgtttgtttgtttgttttttttttttgcaactttcACGTGTGCTGATCATATATCTAttaaagtccgatgaacacgatttttggTATAATTATGGTTCTCgttgaactctacaaaatgaacggaatcgatcatccaagtgtgatcggaaaatggccagaaaattaaaaatagactGGAGGGGATACCAAGGATGTTGGTATCTCcggtatactaaaaaaattctccaaaaaaggaaatgtgaatatcaattctctTTCATTCAGCTAATTTACTAATTGGTTACATTCTTTTCTTACTGCAGGATTTAGAACCGTCTTCAAAGGTGGGGTCCCTTTACTTGTTCCCTTAGATCAAGCACTGTTTCttggattttttaatttttatttaaaaaatcgaGATCGATTTTCACTGACTTTTACTACTTCAATAAAATAGCTAGTTTCCAAAAGGATTTTAAATAATACAATTTGGAGGATTGGTTTAAGTTCATTAACTCATGAACTTGTTTCTTTACAATTAAGCTTGTCGACATACCAGAGGAATCTATGATGAAAAACAGAAACATGCCTTTGCATTTGCGCTGGGAAAAAGGCTTgtaaaagaagagagagaatggagtcGCTACTTGGGTGATCACATGAGGAGCCCGATTGTTGAAGCCACGAAGAAAGGCATTATTGAGTTGGTAAGTGAGATTTTAGATAAATTTCCGGAGGCTGCGTATGGGTTTGACAAGAATAGTGATAATGCCAGAGGAAAGAACATATTGCATATAGCGGTTGAGCAGAAAGATTGGAATATCTACAACTTGTTAAAGAGGAAAATAGGACTCGGAGATGGAATGTTGGTGGGAGATGTTGATAATAATGGAAACACTATATTACATCTCGCTACCAAATTGGGTACCCCAAGTTTTAGATCAGTTCAACGTGGACATTTGTACCAGATGATGTGGGATGTTTGTTGGTTTGAGGTACGTACGTgtgctttttaaaaaaaacaaagagggTATGTGTGCATTTATTTTGTTGAACACACGCAACGGAAGAAATACGAACTTTATTAATTAATTGACTACTGTACGTTATTGCTGatggtttatatatatatttagggaaataattttgccattccattttttattaataCCACTCatctacaagtgtatttttgcaccaaaaatatatttgtaaaggagtggcgttaacaaaaaagaaagtgacaaaatcaacaacCTATACTTATATGGTCTTTTGAACTTCCACATGCAGCACGTGAGTCATGACTCTCCCCCACATCTAATGTATCTTCGAAACTCGGTCGGGGAGACTGCAACAGATGCATTCTTAAGAGAACATTTGGAAATACGATCGGAGGCCGAGAAAGCAGTCAAAGATGTGAACAATGGCCTGATGCTAGTTGTTGTGTTGATCGGAACCGTCAATTACGCCGCGCTCTTTACCCCACCGGGAGGTTACCGTCAAGACGAGAAAGATCCTAAATACGGCCTCCCCGTTATTTTCACGGAAGAGATGCGCATCTACTTCTTGCTCATATTCTGCGGCCTCTTCACCGGTGTTCTTTCCTTCACGATTATGTTTTCGATCCAGTCGCTCCCGTTCCGCACCAGCGACTTCTACCTGGACTTGCCGTTGAGGCTTTTTCTTGCCATGTCTTCCCTGGTTCTCTCCATGGCGTTCACCGCCCTATCGTCTCGACAGGTCTACCTTCTTGATCAGCTTTATCTCCCTCAGGGTGCAGTCCTTGCATACTTTTGCGGGGTCGTTTTAATGTTCACCCTTGTATACATAGACGTAACATTCTTGACCGTCTATTACCTCTCTtttgtgaaaaacaaaaataaaagttattaaTTATCGAACCGAAGTTTACAAAGACCAATAGGAAACAAGGAGAAAAGGCATCACAACCTACACCCAGTAGGAAGAAAAGTACTCTTGAGTTGCTTTCCTAGCGGCCCATGAAAAGCACATGGTTTACCTTACCACTTGAGAGATCAGGCTTGAAGACTTTCAAGCTTCCGtaatatatttttagatttgcTCAATAAATGTGAGTTTAGCTcatctttgtttctctctctcttgtttatCCTATAAATTGGCTTGTAATTTGAATACGTAAGTTTGCAAATAAGAGTGATCAAAGTGTGTGAGGGAGTGTATGAGAAATTCAGTTTCTCAGTGTAATACAAATTGCATTAGTGGGGTATCAGAGCCCTGGGCTAATCCgaaaaaattctctctcaaaACATACCTTTGGCCTTCGACGTTGTTGGCTTTACCCTAGCCTAATAATTGATTTTGGTGGAGAAAGAATTTAGAAAGCGGAAGAAATGGGAACTGCTTTTTTCACCAGAAACTAGCTCACTCGAAATCAGATTTTTTAGTGCAGATTCAAGATCATCTCATCCACATGAGTCGATTGCCTTCAAGCCCAGCAACAAATGACCACCCAGAGGCCGCCCAATAATCCCGCTATGAAATCAAACGGTCTCTGTTTTGTTTGAGTCTCCACCGGATGATCTTATCGTCACCAAAAACCGTACCCATGTGATTGGCGGTGAAGCCACACACAATGCTCCAAGCCACTGTGAACAATCGAACCACCAGTTCGACATCACCTGCAGATTCGTCTCACCAAGGCGATTGTGGCACCACCAAGAACAGAGTCGTCCGACTGGAGGTGAATCCGCACGCACGGTCGGACTGTGCGCCTCACTCTGTAACAAGCAAATATTTTCTTATTCCCACCTGCTAAACCACCAAATGGCCACTCAAAGCAATCTTTCCCCAATTTCCTCgtttgtccaaaaaaattacgaaaattGGAGCATTCAATTGAAAGTTCTAATTGGCTCACAAGATTCATGGTGGAGCGAGGCTATGAAAAAACCGGCctccaaagaagaagaagaaaaatattctGATGCTCAAAAAAACAGCATTCGAAGAAGCATGCAGAAGGGATAAACGAGCACTATACTTATcaaggagtgcaattttgttcaccctccttaaaagagagTCAACATTACcctcttttttattggttgaaatggtgtgggctccaccacaaagtgatgtcatgcttatcatgcaatacactttttggtaagcatgacatcactttgtggtggaatccacaccatttcaaccaataaaaatgaGGGTATTGTTCACCCTCTTaggtggagggtgaacaaaactcaactcactTATCAAGGCATCGATGAatcaagttttgaaaaaatctCGTCTGCCACCGCCTCCAAACAGGATGCTGGGAGTATGCTGTACAGCTACGTGCTTTGCAGCGTGCTGCGCGGCCGCCGGTgccgccttgccggcatcggcccGATGATTGGAGACGTCtactgcgtagagctcgtcgagtactacaagtgtaccaaaaatcaacccgatcaaatatcgttaagtgcctcatcggaacacatataacttagaaaaaaatgaatcctaatgcatacgaaacactggatcaaaaccactgaatccattcttttcgaattatatgtgttccgatgaggcacttaacgatatttgatcgggttgatttatggtacacttgtagtactcgacgagctctacgcagtaGACGTCTCCGATCATCGAGCCGATGCCGGCAAGGGGGCACTGACGGTTGCGCAGCACGCTGCACAGCACGTAGCTGTGCAGTACGCTCCCAGCACGTAACTGTGCAGTACGCTCCCAGCATCCCTCTAAACAAGCATTGGATATCCTTCAGAGTTCCCATCGTGGAATTGAGAAAACAATGCGAGTCCGCCTCCAACTTCTACGGGGGCGAATTTGATTTGTTAAAGATGACTGAAACTAAGTCAATTTCGAAGTACTTTACTCGGACACTATATATTGTGAACCAAATCCGGCGCTACGGTGGGAGGCGTGCGCTTCTTGGAGAAAGTACGTTCGTTACAACAGCTTTAATTACTAGTTGTACTCTCTTACATTTTGTACAGAAACCATAACAAGTTTTAAGCATGCACTATTTATACAAATCCTTTGAGACTGTAAAATCAGTGTCAAGAGGTTGACGTTTGGATCTTGTTTTCTGGAATGATGTGGTGAACTTCCTGTCTTTCTTTTGGACGAGAACAATAGACGATTTAAGATTCCACCTTCCACCTTTTTGGCCACACTTTTgaacagtgttctaaaagtcggccgACTAGTCGGCGCTTAAGTGCTAGTCGGCCATTTTGCtaagcgacttttagaacattgcttttgattttgttggggCCACTATTTTTGCCCCAATTCCAATGTTATTGGAATGAACTCacaagattagttgaggtgcattTAAGCTAGCTCGATCAAACACcgaagttataaaaaaaatttgatgtaatGCATTTGTGTAAACTTGATGTCTTTCTTCTGGATGAGAACAATAGACGATTTAACATCCACCTTTTTTTGCCACTATTTTGATCTCATTGGTCCATTTTCTTTTTCGCCACAATTTTGATTTTATTGGACAAAAGTGAAAGGGGTTGTGCTGGAGactgcttaattttttttctaagaaaatgattttattaatctttaaagaagattacaaagattaaacgtaTTTTGGGCATACCTGCAAAAACGCCACCCGAGAACCAACACCACAGGATGACAAAAAATCAACCGCACCAAAAAACCTGAAACCATGGAAACACCCAAACGGGCCAAGCCTGACCTAAAGCACCACAACCAAGACACCACAAAAACCCACTAAGACAAAAACAGGATCCAACCCCTACACCGGAAAGCAAAAACAGGACCCAAAACCAACATCCAAACCCGAAGCACAAAAAACAGTTGAGACGAACAAGACCGAAAACCCAGATAAAAACCAAACCAACTCACCTCGGGCTTAAAATTCCAAAGAAAGGGAGGCACCTCCCTTGAGAGCTTAATTTCTCTCTCGATACAACCAATGCTCATTCATTCCTGCATCGCGATTAATTGTTCATGGGTACGTAGATCAGTCTAATTGTTTTCTTCTATCTCTCATTTTCCTAGCGTTATGCAGAgacacaaaaatagaaaaagaacaGAATAGGCAAAATTGGCATAAGTGGTGGATCATATATAGACTACAATTACATTGTTATCCCCCCCTATCAATGAGCATCTAATAAAACTGATGATTAAAAAGATACAAGCACAAGCACATAAAACTCCATGCATTTTCCTAAACtataaagataaaacaaaaaaagagaggccaTATATGGCAACATAGCATAAGCAAATCAATCACTTTGGCTCGGATCGAGCACTACTCTTGTGAAAAAAATCAGCCTTGATTTAGCTTCCGTGATCAGAAATACAAAAAGATGATCGGCAACGAAACTTGATCTTTTTGGATTGTGGTATGAAAATCCGTCGGGGGGAATTAATGCAGTAACGGCTGCGGCCTCTGTGCCTTTCTCGTCGATCTCAATACAAGCCTTTGAATTATCACCGCAGGAGACAATTGGGCACCCTCAGGAATATGTAACATGTTCAATAAGTCTATCGGATTTTCTGCAAAAGAAAATGGTGTTCCCGTATAATTCATCGCATCGGAGACTTCAAACTTGTACGAGAATTTAAACTTCGGTATCCAAAATTTATCAAGCAATGCTTCTGACAAGTAGAAGTACGTCTTGGGATTGGAATTGATGAGCTTTTCTAACAGATTTTGCAACCCGCATCACTCATCTGGGAGAAAAAAGTACATGGAGAAGTCTTGTTTGTGCTTTCCGTTTTCATATGGGATTTGCAGGACTTTGAAACCATCAAACTATCTGCAGTAATACATTCTGCTGCTGGTCATGAATGGTACTGAAATAGTGTCACCATTAAGAAGATAGAAATCTTTTCTTTCAGTACGTTTTTTGGTGAATTGATAATCTTAATCCCATGTTCTTTTGAAGTAGAGCCCATTTGCAAGAATGAGTGCTGCATGTGTTTGAACTTGGAGTGTCCGGATTGAGAAAGTTTTTTGATAAGCCCTCTTGATACAGCTTCGGCCCATGCATTAACTTCGTCTCTCACTTTCGCAGCCTGTTTAGTTGTAAACAGAAACACATGTAAGCAAACACTAGTCATCTTTTTTATAGGTGCTTTGGGCAACGTCTTAATGATATCTACAAGAAGCATACGGCTAGGTTGAGTTTTAGCGAGCAAAAGCGATAAGAGATCATTGTTTGCGTCGAATCTCTCTCAATATACCCATAGCAATTTTGTTTACACAAGCCCTTGAGACCTTAAAATCAGTTTTCCAGAGGTTGACGTTTGGATCCTGTAGACTTCCTGTCTTCCTTCTGGATGAGAACAATGGACGATTTATGCCCCGTTTGATAATAGTGATAGATGGATGGGATGAGATTCGTAAAGatatgggattaggattgggattgggattggtaatgagaaggaatTGTTAATGAGAAGCAATTGATaatgaatatgtttgtttgtgaTGGAATTAaatgatgggattattaatatcatgtttgtttgagatgacattagatgatgggatttgattgatagaagaaattggtaatgagaatgaGTTGTAATTGGactatgaataccaagtcccacGGGGTATCGCTAATACCCCCTATGGAGCTCACTGCTTATCCCAACGGAATAATAATCCGGTTATCAAACAGGAGTTTGGGAAGCCCTTGGGATTGGTACACTTTTTTACCACACTTTGGTACGCTCTTTTTTGCCACACTTTGGTATGCTTTTTTTTGCCCAATTTCGATtcgcacaattttaaaacaacTCCGGACACAACTGTGTTCACATACATCTAACAGTTCCGGAGACAGTTATGTTCAGAATTGTGATTGTCTCATTGCTCAtgtgataaaaagagaaggggtTTGTGCTACAGAGAGCTTTATTTCTTTGTCGACAGTCGACATAACCATTGCCTCATTGATTCCTGCATTGCAATTATTTGTTCATGGGTACGTAGATGGGATGAACTAAGAGACAGGAGTAGGTCATGGTAGTCTAAtggttttcttctctctcattctaCTAGCGTTacggagagagaaaaaagaaaacaaagggcAAAATCGACATAAATATTTATTATCACTAACAATAAGCATCTAAAACTCATGATTACAAAGATAAAGCATAAGCATCTAAAACTCCATATTCCTAAATTATATaaagatgattaaaaaaaaaaacaggccaTAGGGCAACTAAGGCATAAGCAAATCAATCACTTTGGCTCGGATTGAGCACTACTCCTGTGAAAAAAACCAGCCTCGATTTAGCTTCCCTAATCATAAATACAAAAGGATGATCAGCTACGAAACTTAAAGTTTTTGGCTTGTGGAGTGGGTTCGAACATCCAAACAGGTGTAATGCAGTAATGGCTGCAGCCTCTGTGCCTTTCTCGTCGATCTCAATACATGCCTTTTGAATTATGCTCGTGGGTGGCAGTCGAGCACCATCAGGAATATGTAACATTTCTGATAAGTCTGTCGGATTTTCTGCAAAAGAAAATGGTGCTCCCGTATCCCTCATGGCCTCCGAGACTTCAAACTTGTACgagaatttaaattttggtatCCAAAATTTATCAAGCACTACTTTTGACAAGTGGAAATACGTCTTCGGATCGGAATTGATGAGCTTTTCTAAGAGATTTTGCAATCCGTATCGCTCATCTGGAAGGAAAAAGTACATGGAGAAGTGCTGTTCGCACTTTCCGTTCTCGTATGGGATGTTGAGAACTTTGAAACCGTCGAAGGATCCACAGGGATACATTTTGCTGCTGGTCATGAAGGGTACTGAAATAGTGTCACCGTTAAGAAGATAGAAATCTCTTCTTTCAGTACGTTCTTTGACGAATCGATAATTGTGATCCCATGTTCCTTTGAAGTAGAGCCCATTTGCAAGGATGAGTGCTGTGTCTGGACTCGGAGTGCCCGGATCGAGAAAGTTTTTGATAAGTCCCCTTGATACAACTTCGGCCCATGCATTAACTTCGTCTCTCACTTCCGCAGCCTGTTTGGTTGTTAACAGAAACACATGGAAGCAAAAAATAGTCATCTACTTGACTATTAATTTCAGTTGCCCCATCATATCAGATATCATGCTAATGAATAATCGAACAGAGGATTACAAGcagaaagaaattttattattgGTAATGGAGATTTAAACTGATTgaaatttatattttctttcgagtgataaggaaaaaaaacaagcgAAAACCCTGTAAAACAAGGTACAAATCTTTTATTATTGGTAATGGAGATTTAAAccgattgaattttttcaaatccCCATCCCCCTTCCATCCCGCCATGGGATCAGATATTTTATTcttacaaaaaatttaaaataccGGGCAAAGTGAAGAATAATACTACAATAAATGAGTCAAAAACACCAGTCTAAGTGTTAATTAACAAACCAAAAAGTCTGAGCAAACGGAACGAGGTCTAAGGGCCCGTTCCAGTAActcaaaaaagatttttttattttttttgcaatttttaaggttaaaaataatggatttactgaaatctaaaaatatacaatataaatttttgtttgaaaaatttcgatgagattttttaaatgatgtaaaaaaaattaa
The sequence above is drawn from the Rhododendron vialii isolate Sample 1 chromosome 6a, ASM3025357v1 genome and encodes:
- the LOC131331145 gene encoding uncharacterized protein LOC131331145 isoform X2, encoding MASPTISVTRSAAFRAASDCHPRSWLSSFATVRDFWIREGAIPLDTGGNTILHFLAMYGNAFVIQKLVGDENGSSIVKCKDLLGRNDKGNTPLHEAARFGRKSVVEILLQKQESLVRERNRLGETPIYVAAACGHEDVFDHLIAKVLDRDQEMTTACGHEDVFDHLIAKVLDRDQEMTTACGHEDAFDHLIAKVLDRDQETTRSTENSNVLHAAVTGEHYGLAMSILESFPQLAQNPDEKGRTALYLLAQKSKSFRSGSFYYSHNYMSGSIILSVHFLAVLTYWFIPSMVYQSKKVNSSKQKGFRASIVTGFRTVFKACRHTRGIYDEKQKHAFAFALGKRLVKEEREWSRYLGDHMRSPIVEATKKGIIELVSEILDKFPEAAYGFDKNSDNARGKNILHIAVEQKDWNIYNLLKRKIGLGDGMLVGDVDNNGNTILHLATKLGTPSFRSVQRGHLYQMMWDVCWFEHVSHDSPPHLMYLRNSVGETATDAFLREHLEIRSEAEKAVKDVNNGLMLVVVLIGTVNYAALFTPPGGYRQDEKDPKYGLPVIFTEEMRIYFLLIFCGLFTGVLSFTIMFSIQSLPFRTSDFYLDLPLRLFLAMSSLVLSMAFTALSSRQVYLLDQLYLPQGAVLAYFCGVVLMFTLVYIDVTFLTVYYLSFVKNKNKSY
- the LOC131331150 gene encoding serpin-ZX-like, which encodes MDTFSNPRKSQAKTLERKDFCTQLASQWMLEEVKKSRKNNLVVSPVSLNVLLNMVAAGLKGSTLEYTLGYLGSENIDAINSKSREMMAVAAAVGSTKDGRDDGGPMLAMVNGAWADQRFPLKPLYEEKILKGIFNCESKTVDFATQAAEVRDEVNAWAEVVSRGLIKNFLDPGTPSPDTALILANGLYFKGTWDHNYRFVKERTERRDFYLLNGDTISVPFMTSSKMYPCGSFDGFKVLNIPYENGKCEQHFSMYFFLPDERYGLQNLLEKLINSDPKTYFHLSKVVLDKFWIPKFKFSYKFEVSEAMRDTGAPFSFAENPTDLSEMLHIPDGARLPPTSIIQKACIEIDEKGTEAAAITALHLFGCSNPLHKPKTLSFVADHPFVFMIREAKSRLVFFTGVVLNPSQSD